From the Neorhodopirellula lusitana genome, one window contains:
- the speA gene encoding biosynthetic arginine decarboxylase: protein MTSANLDRWTIDDANSQYGIERWGDGYFSISQDGTLLVSPDPNQDGSIDLKSLVDRLVDRGLELPILIRFNGILRDRLHRLDACFSKAIADHSYKNRYRCVFPIKVNQQREVVQQIVAEGAKLGFGIEAGSKPELLAAVAMGTPEVPIVCNGFKDEEFIRLALLAQQLGRTVLPVVEKVSELDLILKVGREIGVRPTFGIRVKLATRGSGRWQASGGYRSKFGLTVAEVLAQLDRLIEMDMGDCFQLLHFHVGSQIGNIRQLKSAILEAARIYVDLKKRGAQMGFLDVGGGLGVDYDGSKTDNESSMNYSIQEYANDVVYHVQTVCDDAEIPHPQLISESGRAIAAQHSVLVMETLGVTSQGAAVLPEWAQVSHDELDENVNVFSDNNLGENQLDEETLAERLQTEKPQGPPEDYEQPVHDLWYAYKSMSSANMLETFHDSQVSLDLCMNLFSGGYLPLEQRVAAETLYFAICHRARDLANDLDEVPKDLRVLDRMLSDIYFANFSLFQSMPDSWAIDQLFPIMPIHRLDEEPTRHAVLGDITCDSDGKIDSFVGDGQRTKTLMLHPLRPAEPYQLAVFMVGAYQEILGDLHNLFGDTHAVHVELDGGITKIKSVVKGDTVSEVLGYVQYEHRELVEAIQDAVENAVVEDRINHQQAGQTIAAYERALAGYTYLTSHRTPHSEPAANESVGGELAATALVTKESDGAGGAVGAGAVESGN from the coding sequence TTGACATCAGCCAATCTTGATCGCTGGACGATCGACGACGCGAACTCGCAATACGGTATCGAGCGTTGGGGCGACGGATACTTTTCAATATCCCAGGACGGCACTTTGCTTGTCAGTCCCGATCCGAATCAAGACGGTTCGATCGACCTGAAGTCATTGGTGGATCGCTTGGTCGATCGCGGATTGGAATTGCCAATCCTGATTCGTTTCAACGGGATTCTACGTGATCGATTGCATCGTCTGGATGCATGCTTTTCCAAGGCAATCGCGGATCACTCTTACAAGAACCGCTATCGGTGTGTCTTTCCGATTAAGGTCAACCAGCAACGCGAAGTTGTGCAGCAAATCGTCGCCGAGGGAGCCAAGCTTGGCTTCGGGATCGAGGCCGGCAGTAAGCCTGAATTGCTTGCCGCCGTCGCCATGGGGACCCCCGAAGTACCGATCGTTTGCAACGGTTTCAAAGACGAAGAATTCATTCGTTTGGCGCTGCTGGCCCAGCAACTCGGGCGAACTGTCTTGCCGGTGGTCGAAAAGGTCAGTGAGCTGGATTTGATTTTAAAGGTGGGCCGTGAAATCGGCGTGCGTCCGACTTTTGGGATCCGCGTCAAACTCGCCACCCGAGGCAGCGGGCGATGGCAGGCCAGTGGCGGGTACCGCAGCAAGTTTGGTTTGACCGTGGCAGAAGTACTGGCCCAGTTGGATCGTTTGATCGAGATGGACATGGGTGATTGTTTCCAGTTGTTGCACTTCCACGTGGGTAGCCAGATCGGAAACATCCGTCAGCTGAAGTCGGCCATCCTGGAAGCGGCTCGCATTTACGTTGACCTGAAGAAGCGTGGAGCCCAAATGGGCTTCTTGGATGTGGGCGGCGGTCTGGGTGTGGATTACGACGGTTCGAAAACGGACAACGAATCGAGCATGAACTATTCGATTCAGGAATATGCCAATGACGTTGTGTATCATGTTCAAACGGTGTGTGATGATGCCGAAATTCCGCACCCGCAGTTGATCTCGGAAAGCGGGCGAGCGATCGCGGCACAACACAGCGTGCTGGTGATGGAAACCTTGGGCGTGACCAGCCAGGGTGCGGCCGTGTTGCCGGAGTGGGCACAGGTTTCCCATGACGAGCTTGATGAGAACGTCAACGTTTTCAGCGATAATAACCTGGGTGAAAACCAACTCGACGAAGAGACCCTGGCCGAGCGACTTCAGACTGAAAAACCACAGGGACCACCGGAAGATTACGAGCAACCGGTGCACGACTTGTGGTACGCGTACAAGAGCATGTCGTCGGCCAACATGCTCGAGACGTTTCACGATTCCCAGGTCTCTCTTGACCTTTGCATGAACTTATTCAGTGGCGGTTATTTACCGCTGGAACAGCGGGTTGCCGCCGAGACGCTCTACTTTGCGATTTGCCATCGAGCGCGTGACTTGGCGAACGATTTGGACGAGGTGCCCAAGGACCTGCGTGTCTTGGACCGGATGTTGTCGGATATTTACTTTGCCAACTTTTCTCTGTTTCAGTCGATGCCCGACTCCTGGGCGATTGACCAACTTTTCCCGATCATGCCAATCCATCGCCTTGATGAAGAGCCAACTCGGCATGCGGTGTTGGGCGACATCACGTGCGATAGCGATGGCAAGATTGATTCGTTTGTCGGCGACGGTCAGCGTACTAAAACGCTGATGTTGCACCCGCTGCGTCCGGCCGAGCCTTACCAGTTGGCTGTCTTTATGGTGGGCGCCTACCAAGAGATCCTGGGCGATTTGCACAATTTGTTTGGCGACACGCATGCCGTCCATGTTGAGTTGGACGGGGGCATCACGAAGATCAAGTCGGTGGTTAAGGGCGACACGGTTTCGGAAGTGTTGGGCTACGTGCAGTACGAACACCGCGAACTGGTCGAGGCGATTCAGGACGCGGTGGAGAACGCGGTGGTGGAAGACCGCATCAATCATCAACAAGCTGGGCAAACGATCGCAGCGTACGAGCGAGCGTTGGCGGGTTACACGTACCTGACGTCCCACCGCACGCCGCACAGCGAGCCCGCGGCGAATGAGTCCGTCGGCGGTGAGTTGGCCGCCACTGCGCTCGTCACGAAGGAGTCAGACGGTGCAGGTGGCGCCGTCGGTGCTGGGGCTGTTGAGTCCGGCAACTGA
- a CDS encoding flagellar hook-basal body protein — protein MPYGVYLSASGAQAQSHRLQQVSNNLANVETPGFKPNATILQARFSELIEQGEVSPGLGGIDDLGGGVTIQPEQTQFKVGAFRNTGNETDFAIHDKNSFFVLQRGDQQLLTRAGDFVFDSSGRMINQGGDQVLGNDGNPIQIDPRKPYQVGAEGRITQAGVTQELMLGRPQNLGDLSNVGGNLFKPLADFDLAPAGDRNVIAGSLEQSAVSPTGTMMELIETTRAYEANVQMIKNQDSVLGSLIGRVLKG, from the coding sequence ATGCCGTACGGGGTTTATTTATCCGCCTCCGGTGCTCAGGCTCAAAGCCATCGACTGCAACAGGTCTCCAACAACCTCGCCAATGTGGAGACGCCTGGATTCAAACCAAACGCGACGATTCTGCAGGCCCGGTTTTCCGAATTGATTGAACAAGGCGAAGTTTCGCCCGGTTTGGGTGGGATCGACGATTTGGGCGGCGGCGTCACGATTCAGCCAGAGCAAACTCAATTCAAGGTTGGGGCGTTTCGCAACACTGGCAACGAAACCGACTTCGCGATTCATGACAAGAACAGCTTTTTTGTCCTGCAACGCGGCGACCAGCAATTGCTGACCCGGGCGGGCGACTTTGTTTTTGATTCGTCCGGTCGGATGATCAACCAAGGTGGTGATCAAGTCTTAGGAAACGATGGGAATCCCATCCAAATTGATCCGCGCAAGCCGTACCAAGTGGGCGCCGAAGGCCGCATCACGCAAGCTGGCGTGACTCAGGAATTGATGCTGGGACGGCCCCAGAATCTAGGAGATTTGTCCAACGTCGGCGGCAACCTGTTCAAGCCGCTCGCGGACTTTGATCTTGCCCCTGCCGGGGACAGAAACGTAATAGCAGGCTCGCTTGAACAGTCCGCCGTCAGCCCCACTGGCACGATGATGGAGCTGATCGAAACGACGCGAGCCTACGAAGCCAACGTCCAGATGATTAAGAACCAAGACAGTGTCCTCGGATCCCTGATCGGTCGAGTGCTGAAGGGTTAA
- the flgG gene encoding flagellar basal-body rod protein FlgG, with protein sequence MSVQTLYTAATGMEAMQTKLDVIANNLANINTTAFKKDRANFEDLLYRTETYPGVQDATQTPTAVGTQVGLGVRITSTQTDQRQGTLQQTGRELDVAIEGSGFFRVVDPSSQNTMYTRAGNLDINANGQLVMGSAQTGRLLDPPITIPQDATAMVINGNGEVMVRQPGQTELSNQGQIQLAQFINPDGLLKVGENMYEATDASGPEQLNNPGTDGTGVLRQGNLEASNVEPVQELIDLITTQRAFELNSQAVQAGDQVMQNISNLRRF encoded by the coding sequence ATGAGCGTTCAGACCCTTTACACCGCGGCAACCGGTATGGAGGCGATGCAAACCAAATTGGATGTCATCGCTAATAATCTTGCCAACATTAACACGACGGCTTTCAAGAAAGACCGTGCCAACTTCGAAGACCTGCTGTACCGCACGGAGACCTATCCTGGTGTCCAGGATGCGACGCAAACCCCCACCGCGGTTGGCACTCAGGTCGGTCTGGGCGTGCGAATTACAAGTACGCAAACCGATCAAAGGCAGGGAACCCTTCAGCAAACCGGGCGTGAGCTCGACGTTGCGATTGAAGGCAGCGGGTTCTTCCGAGTCGTTGACCCGTCTAGTCAAAACACGATGTACACCCGAGCGGGGAACCTGGACATCAATGCCAACGGGCAATTGGTGATGGGGTCCGCGCAAACGGGACGCTTGTTGGACCCGCCGATTACGATTCCTCAAGATGCGACCGCGATGGTCATCAACGGGAACGGGGAAGTCATGGTGCGGCAGCCCGGTCAAACGGAGCTTTCCAACCAAGGGCAAATTCAACTCGCCCAGTTCATCAACCCCGACGGACTTTTGAAGGTCGGGGAAAACATGTACGAGGCAACCGATGCGTCGGGACCCGAGCAGTTAAACAACCCGGGGACCGATGGCACCGGCGTGTTGCGACAAGGAAACTTGGAAGCTTCCAACGTCGAGCCCGTGCAAGAGTTGATTGACTTGATCACAACGCAGCGTGCTTTTGAGCTGAACAGTCAAGCCGTTCAGGCGGGTGACCAAGTGATGCAAAATATTTCCAACCTGCGCCGTTTCTAG
- the flgA gene encoding flagellar basal body P-ring formation chaperone FlgA, whose product MNPFQLASFFAVASTLVLAVASHAQSPGSYQSHYSVQPLGQVQPRGQVQPLGHPQPQGHSQPGGRVQTQAFQASLVGATKLTGSQRIDAEVTTPLYSAGRSAAILVKRRSQEIAPENVGVSKRASLIDESTLWQFVSRESIAIDGDIIRLSDVIRPLEPNLVAWSRLSEATVGLMPADGGVAKISRDRLAQKIASAKATPEKVKIYGPETIVVLRSKPPEVSPAEVSPGNGTAGYAAGYAAGESAGYSQGHARSGQHHGSAKRIQIEPVRLQVASRMPQSDIAAASYNQSRSSGTLDESEVTEPPTMLVIDPETRERLEQWVRVGVRNEYSELHNAFEYDVTFDPKTFGTLEKIQGIRQFIFLDPTPTWQHEGLEPVTCRVQLNGRAGNESCQGIVQLTFRPYPPIVTARRALRRGHRVNTGDLQYEPLSDTRISLPSDVVNSPDDLIGLEVVGLTRAGVPLSHSAFAPPRVIRRGDLLEVQVGGGGVLVTTSAKALGDGAEGELIEIETILPKRRLLAKVVHSSLVEIITQAPRVAAQPKATR is encoded by the coding sequence TTGAACCCTTTCCAACTCGCTTCGTTCTTTGCGGTTGCCAGCACGCTTGTGTTGGCCGTGGCGAGCCATGCGCAGTCGCCGGGTTCCTATCAATCGCACTATTCCGTTCAACCACTCGGGCAGGTTCAACCACGTGGGCAGGTTCAGCCACTTGGGCATCCTCAGCCGCAGGGGCACTCGCAACCGGGAGGACGCGTGCAGACACAGGCGTTTCAGGCTTCGCTTGTTGGTGCGACCAAACTAACGGGCAGCCAGCGGATTGATGCGGAAGTCACCACACCACTTTATTCCGCAGGGCGGTCAGCGGCGATCCTGGTGAAACGCCGTTCGCAAGAAATTGCTCCGGAGAACGTTGGCGTGTCCAAGCGAGCCTCTTTGATTGATGAGTCCACACTTTGGCAATTCGTGAGTCGTGAATCGATTGCGATTGATGGTGACATCATTCGTTTGTCGGATGTGATCCGTCCTTTGGAACCCAATCTGGTTGCCTGGTCGAGATTATCCGAAGCGACCGTTGGGTTGATGCCAGCGGATGGGGGCGTCGCCAAAATCTCTCGAGATCGACTCGCTCAAAAAATCGCCAGCGCGAAAGCGACTCCGGAAAAAGTCAAAATCTACGGTCCGGAAACCATCGTGGTTTTACGTTCCAAACCACCGGAAGTGAGCCCCGCTGAAGTGAGCCCCGGAAATGGTACGGCGGGTTATGCCGCGGGGTATGCGGCAGGCGAATCAGCGGGTTACTCGCAAGGTCATGCACGGAGTGGTCAGCACCATGGTTCCGCTAAACGGATTCAGATCGAACCTGTGCGATTGCAAGTCGCTTCCCGTATGCCGCAATCCGATATCGCGGCAGCTAGCTACAACCAGTCCCGCTCGTCTGGGACGCTCGACGAGTCGGAAGTTACCGAACCGCCAACGATGCTAGTCATTGATCCTGAAACACGTGAGCGATTGGAACAGTGGGTGCGAGTGGGCGTTCGTAACGAATACAGCGAGCTGCATAACGCGTTTGAGTACGACGTCACGTTCGATCCCAAAACGTTTGGAACTCTCGAGAAGATCCAGGGCATTCGTCAGTTCATCTTTCTTGACCCCACGCCAACGTGGCAGCACGAGGGGCTGGAGCCGGTCACATGCCGGGTTCAATTGAATGGGCGGGCTGGCAACGAAAGCTGCCAAGGGATCGTGCAATTGACGTTCCGCCCATATCCCCCAATCGTCACCGCTCGGCGAGCTCTGCGTCGTGGGCACCGAGTCAATACTGGGGACCTGCAATACGAACCGCTGTCGGACACTCGCATTAGCTTACCCAGTGATGTTGTGAACTCACCCGACGACCTGATTGGGCTGGAAGTCGTTGGCTTGACTCGCGCCGGTGTTCCGCTTTCACACAGTGCCTTTGCGCCACCTCGCGTGATTCGGCGCGGCGATCTTTTGGAAGTCCAAGTGGGCGGCGGTGGTGTGCTCGTGACAACCAGTGCCAAGGCTCTTGGTGATGGTGCAGAGGGTGAATTGATTGAAATCGAAACCATTCTTCCCAAGCGTCGTTTGTTGGCCAAAGTCGTTCACTCATCGCTGGTCGAAATCATCACCCAGGCTCCCCGAGTCGCTGCGCAGCCCAAGGCCACACGATGA
- a CDS encoding flagellar basal body L-ring protein FlgH, with product MSRLKMFESRQHARSVLGYVVVTVGRRISVACSVGILFVFAAASATHAFGQESSLLHQAPPQVFAAPARMMPGMSGVSANSGSASGQPRLGPAPQPRSAIGTTAGTQPVVPRTPDINPAIGLRGVSWTYQPAPPLRQYRMQDIITIRVDEISRAMAEGEADKKRQSLFSAALSDWVKLTRNGFVPDPLEEGEPTVAADSQSTFRSEASIESRESLSFNIAARIVDIRPNGNLVLEARKKYRINDNLWETSLSGICRSQDIGPDNVVLSKDLIDLEIQKEDRGYVRDGYQRGWFQRFFDRVKPF from the coding sequence ATGAGCCGTTTGAAAATGTTTGAATCCCGTCAACACGCTCGGTCTGTATTGGGCTACGTCGTCGTCACCGTCGGTCGTCGCATTTCCGTCGCGTGCAGTGTCGGCATCCTCTTTGTGTTTGCTGCCGCCTCCGCCACCCATGCCTTCGGCCAAGAATCGTCGCTCCTGCATCAGGCTCCTCCCCAAGTGTTTGCTGCACCGGCACGCATGATGCCTGGGATGAGTGGTGTATCAGCTAATAGTGGTTCGGCATCCGGGCAACCGCGATTGGGCCCCGCACCGCAACCCCGTTCGGCGATCGGTACGACCGCCGGCACGCAGCCAGTGGTGCCTCGCACACCCGACATCAACCCTGCGATCGGATTGCGAGGCGTGAGCTGGACTTACCAGCCCGCTCCGCCGCTACGTCAGTACCGCATGCAGGACATCATTACGATTCGCGTCGATGAAATCTCACGTGCGATGGCTGAGGGGGAGGCGGACAAGAAGCGACAATCGCTCTTTTCGGCAGCCCTCTCGGACTGGGTCAAGCTGACCCGTAACGGCTTCGTTCCTGATCCATTGGAAGAAGGCGAGCCCACCGTCGCGGCTGATTCACAATCCACGTTTCGATCCGAGGCGAGCATTGAATCTCGCGAGTCGTTGTCGTTCAACATTGCCGCTCGGATTGTGGATATCCGTCCCAACGGCAACCTGGTGTTGGAAGCTCGAAAGAAATACCGCATCAACGATAACCTTTGGGAAACTTCGCTTTCCGGGATTTGCCGGTCCCAGGATATCGGTCCGGACAACGTGGTGTTGAGCAAAGACCTCATTGACTTAGAGATTCAAAAGGAAGACCGCGGCTATGTCCGCGACGGGTATCAACGCGGTTGGTTCCAGCGTTTCTTTGACCGCGTCAAACCGTTTTGA
- a CDS encoding flagellar basal body P-ring protein FlgI translates to MNRHRDMSTANRHCVPAPRLLAAAMPGSRLRESVGLWWLCCLIVVVTLVFSAVPAWGGGMKLGDLCRLKGQETNTLQGLGLVVGLRGTGDGDAAPTSRALARMMQLMGGPMAVDAAGNLNLGDVEDSKNVAMVFVNAKLPTVGAQQGDVLDVTISAISAKSLEGGYLMLTPMLGPRADNPTVYAMAQGRIQLSPDSPATNGTIQGGMKMETTVRANYVKDNGITLIIDRDFADFNTAQRIEDEINSLTSLTMGSQDSSRLSSGGIGSIPQARAIDQLHVEVTVPKLYQDNPIKFISFLLNIPVQLANRGKRVVINEADGVVVIGDDVEIAPVLVTHRNLRIEAGGGNGFVELGPDGTPAAAKLKSLADALGALDVPTEDLIAIIKTLKAKGDLYGEVIFR, encoded by the coding sequence GTGAATCGTCACCGCGATATGTCAACGGCCAACCGCCACTGCGTTCCCGCACCTCGTCTGCTTGCTGCCGCGATGCCAGGATCCCGGCTGCGCGAATCCGTTGGCTTGTGGTGGCTGTGTTGCCTGATCGTGGTGGTGACCCTTGTGTTCAGTGCTGTCCCGGCGTGGGGCGGCGGAATGAAATTGGGTGACCTGTGTCGCTTGAAAGGCCAGGAAACCAACACGCTTCAAGGTTTGGGCTTGGTCGTCGGTCTGCGAGGAACCGGGGATGGCGACGCTGCCCCCACTTCGCGAGCGCTCGCCCGGATGATGCAATTGATGGGTGGCCCAATGGCGGTTGATGCCGCCGGGAACCTTAATCTTGGCGACGTCGAAGACTCCAAGAACGTCGCCATGGTGTTTGTGAACGCCAAGCTGCCGACCGTAGGTGCGCAACAAGGTGATGTGCTCGACGTCACGATCAGTGCGATCAGCGCGAAGAGTTTGGAAGGCGGCTACTTGATGTTGACCCCAATGCTTGGGCCGCGCGCCGACAACCCGACCGTCTATGCGATGGCTCAAGGCCGGATCCAGCTTTCGCCGGATTCACCCGCGACCAACGGCACGATCCAGGGCGGCATGAAGATGGAAACGACTGTGCGTGCAAACTATGTCAAAGACAACGGCATCACCCTGATCATTGATCGCGATTTTGCTGACTTCAACACTGCCCAGCGGATCGAAGACGAAATCAATTCACTGACATCGCTGACGATGGGTAGCCAGGACTCCTCGCGTTTGAGCTCCGGCGGTATCGGATCTATCCCGCAAGCTCGAGCGATTGATCAGTTGCATGTGGAGGTTACGGTTCCCAAGCTCTATCAAGATAATCCGATCAAGTTCATCTCATTCTTGTTAAACATTCCCGTCCAGCTTGCCAACCGAGGCAAGCGAGTGGTCATCAACGAAGCCGACGGAGTTGTCGTGATTGGTGACGACGTCGAAATCGCACCGGTGTTGGTCACCCATCGCAACTTGCGTATCGAAGCGGGTGGTGGGAACGGCTTTGTTGAACTCGGCCCCGACGGGACCCCAGCGGCGGCGAAGCTGAAGTCGCTTGCCGATGCGTTGGGTGCTTTGGATGTGCCAACCGAAGATCTAATTGCGATTATCAAAACGTTGAAGGCCAAAGGTGACTTGTATGGTGAAGTCATCTTTAGGTAA
- a CDS encoding rod-binding protein, whose product MQLPSLSTPTANASFANNSFANSALANQSLLNRSLQGGEGASGSLAGGSAASASESTKLPFELGQPSAEASDESEPVREAFTDFVGQTLFGSMMASMRKSLDKPAYFHGGRAEEVFQEQLDQTLVEEISDASADSFVNPMFDLFQLQRRG is encoded by the coding sequence ATGCAGCTGCCCTCCCTCTCCACGCCGACCGCCAACGCTTCGTTTGCAAATAACTCGTTTGCGAATTCCGCATTGGCCAATCAGTCATTGCTCAACCGTTCACTGCAAGGTGGCGAGGGGGCGTCCGGCTCGTTGGCGGGTGGCTCTGCAGCGAGTGCATCCGAGTCAACCAAGTTGCCATTTGAACTTGGTCAGCCCAGTGCCGAGGCGAGCGACGAATCCGAACCGGTTCGCGAAGCCTTTACAGATTTTGTGGGCCAAACGCTGTTCGGCAGCATGATGGCCTCAATGCGAAAAAGCCTAGACAAACCAGCGTACTTTCACGGCGGACGTGCCGAAGAAGTATTCCAAGAACAGCTCGACCAGACTCTCGTCGAAGAAATCTCCGACGCGTCGGCCGATTCGTTCGTCAATCCCATGTTTGATTTGTTCCAACTCCAACGGCGTGGATAA
- the rpmI gene encoding 50S ribosomal protein L35, whose amino-acid sequence MGNKMKTHKGTKKRFRLSATGKAMHRASGTSHLAKGLTKKRRRNLRGTTSLDAVMEPTIHAALNGYSN is encoded by the coding sequence ATGGGAAACAAGATGAAGACCCACAAGGGCACCAAGAAGCGTTTTCGCCTCAGTGCCACGGGCAAAGCGATGCACCGAGCCAGCGGCACGAGCCACTTGGCAAAGGGTTTGACGAAGAAACGCCGCCGTAACCTGCGTGGCACCACTTCGCTCGACGCCGTGATGGAACCCACCATTCACGCTGCCCTGAACGGTTACAGCAACTAG
- the rplT gene encoding 50S ribosomal protein L20, which produces MRTRKGAARNQAKKRLFKRAKGFRGGRGSLIRTVKETLLRSGAYAFRDRRVRKREFRKLWIIRINAAVQQHGLRYSEFIYGLKKANIGLDRKSLSEMAIYDAAGFKDVCDKVKEALASETVAA; this is translated from the coding sequence ATGCGTACGCGCAAAGGTGCCGCACGGAATCAAGCCAAGAAACGTCTGTTTAAGCGAGCCAAGGGCTTCCGCGGCGGACGTGGGTCTCTGATCCGGACCGTCAAAGAAACTCTGCTCCGTAGTGGAGCGTACGCGTTTCGTGACCGTCGAGTCCGTAAACGTGAATTCCGTAAGTTGTGGATCATTCGAATCAACGCCGCCGTTCAGCAGCACGGCCTTCGCTACAGCGAGTTCATCTACGGCTTGAAGAAGGCCAACATCGGACTGGACCGTAAGTCGCTTTCTGAAATGGCGATCTACGACGCAGCCGGCTTCAAGGACGTTTGCGATAAGGTCAAAGAAGCCCTCGCCAGCGAAACCGTCGCGGCCTAA
- the pheS gene encoding phenylalanine--tRNA ligase subunit alpha translates to MSLQIFLDRLDQLQSDAQNAFDGAAGIDALEDARVTFLGAKNGQFKDVQKMLGGIGSADKRTAGMRLNEVKKAINDAFETAQAQLDSGGDSQIEPGFDPSLPGHQPQLGHIHPITQTIDHLTEIMGRMGFEVAEGPEVEDPFHNFVALNIPEDHPARDPLDNFYLATAGKSADTGEGDALLRSQTSTVQIRVMQSRQPPIRIISLGRVYRPDAPDATHFPMFHQMEGLYVDTNVTMANLKTVLRVFANNYLGDDVEIRFRPSFFPFTEPSVEVDFLWNGSWIEFGGAGMIDPNVFAAVGYDPEKVSGFAFGLGVERLCMRRHGITDIRDLYSGDLRFLQQF, encoded by the coding sequence ATGTCACTTCAAATCTTTCTCGACCGCCTCGATCAACTGCAGTCAGACGCACAAAACGCGTTTGATGGAGCAGCCGGGATTGACGCGCTCGAAGACGCTCGTGTGACCTTCTTGGGTGCCAAGAACGGTCAATTCAAAGACGTCCAAAAGATGCTAGGTGGCATCGGCTCGGCGGACAAACGTACCGCCGGGATGCGTCTGAACGAAGTCAAGAAGGCGATCAACGATGCCTTCGAAACGGCACAAGCCCAGCTCGATAGTGGTGGTGATTCCCAAATCGAGCCTGGGTTCGACCCGTCCTTACCAGGACACCAGCCGCAACTTGGCCACATCCACCCGATCACGCAAACGATCGATCACCTCACGGAGATCATGGGTCGGATGGGGTTTGAGGTTGCCGAGGGCCCCGAGGTCGAAGATCCGTTCCACAACTTTGTGGCACTGAACATTCCCGAAGATCACCCTGCTCGTGACCCGCTGGATAACTTTTATCTGGCGACCGCGGGTAAGTCGGCTGACACCGGTGAAGGCGACGCGTTGCTGCGGAGTCAAACCAGTACGGTTCAGATTCGGGTGATGCAGTCGCGGCAACCGCCGATCCGAATCATCTCGCTCGGACGGGTTTACCGACCCGACGCGCCCGACGCGACGCACTTCCCGATGTTCCATCAAATGGAAGGCTTGTACGTCGACACCAACGTGACGATGGCCAACCTGAAAACGGTGCTGCGTGTCTTTGCCAATAATTACCTTGGCGATGATGTTGAGATCCGTTTCCGCCCGTCGTTCTTCCCGTTCACGGAACCCAGCGTCGAAGTCGATTTCCTGTGGAATGGAAGTTGGATCGAGTTCGGTGGTGCTGGCATGATCGACCCGAACGTCTTCGCAGCGGTGGGCTACGATCCCGAAAAGGTCAGTGGCTTTGCCTTTGGCTTGGGTGTCGAGCGACTGTGCATGCGACGCCACGGGATCACCGATATTCGCGATCTTTACAGCGGCGACCTGCGTTTCCTGCAGCAGTTCTAA